A region of Veillonellaceae bacterium DNA encodes the following proteins:
- the cas1f gene encoding type I-F CRISPR-associated endonuclease Cas1f gives MKEILKKSNYKAILHSKRANIYYLEKCRVMQKDGRVVYLTESSDENLFWNIPVANTTVILLGSGTSLTQAAVRVLASAGVMIGFCGGGGTPLFAGTDIEWMMPQSEYRPTEYMQGWISFWMNKEKRLETARDFQRARCDFLEKTWGKDRDLHEENFNADDPEIERALAVYRGKIDSAKDVTELLLSEAKFTKSLYKYAAKRTRLPDFTRNHDGDDEANIFLNHGNYLAYGLAACTLWVLGIPHGFAVMHGKTRRGALVFDVADLIKDSIILPWSFISAARGDDDKHFRMTCLNKLTEHKALDYMFEIVQRSSLKYGPGDFL, from the coding sequence CGTCATGCAGAAGGATGGACGTGTCGTCTACTTGACTGAAAGCAGCGATGAAAATTTATTCTGGAATATTCCTGTTGCCAATACGACGGTCATTCTTTTGGGGAGCGGTACATCTTTGACGCAGGCAGCTGTCCGGGTGCTTGCTTCTGCAGGTGTCATGATCGGATTTTGCGGGGGCGGTGGTACGCCTCTTTTTGCCGGTACGGATATTGAATGGATGATGCCGCAGAGCGAATATCGTCCGACGGAGTATATGCAAGGATGGATCTCGTTTTGGATGAACAAAGAAAAACGCCTCGAAACGGCAAGAGACTTCCAAAGAGCTAGATGTGATTTCCTTGAAAAAACATGGGGGAAAGACAGGGATCTGCATGAGGAAAATTTCAATGCGGACGATCCTGAAATCGAAAGAGCGCTTGCTGTTTATAGAGGTAAGATAGACAGTGCAAAAGACGTAACGGAACTGCTACTGTCAGAAGCAAAATTCACCAAGTCCCTCTATAAATATGCAGCTAAGAGAACCAGACTTCCGGATTTTACCAGGAATCATGACGGTGATGATGAAGCGAACATCTTCCTGAATCATGGAAACTACCTTGCCTATGGTTTGGCAGCTTGCACTCTCTGGGTACTGGGAATTCCGCATGGGTTTGCGGTCATGCATGGTAAAACAAGACGCGGTGCGCTTGTCTTTGATGTAGCAGACCTGATCAAAGACTCAATTATTCTGCCTTGGAGTTTTATTTCAGCAGCTAGAGGTGATGATGACAAGCATTTCCGGATGACATGTCTGAATAAATTGACAGAACATAAAGCACTGGATTACATGTTTGAAATCGTCCAACGCAGTAGTTTGAAATATGGGCCGGGTGATTTCCTATGA